In Sphingobacterium thalpophilum, a genomic segment contains:
- a CDS encoding glycosyltransferase family 2 protein — protein sequence METSIIITTYNRPDALELVLLSTLNQTVLPSQIIVADDGSDDRTRQLVHRYEEVSEIPICHVWQEDCGFRVARIRNQALAQVKSPYVILVDGDILMAPNFIEDHLKLAKVGYFIQGGRVLLNQALTSKLLAESNQLKYPNMFQAGFESGRFEKRISSFRNLLLARWTAKNLANNRSKVRSCNMSFYMRDVHAVNGFNNLFEGWGREDSEFVERLFNYGLKGQLLKFAAIGYHLYHKEESRKALPQNDHLLEKTKLEKLKSCADGLSSFL from the coding sequence TTGGAAACTTCGATAATTATTACAACGTATAATAGGCCCGATGCATTGGAATTGGTACTATTGTCTACATTAAATCAAACAGTTTTGCCGAGTCAAATTATTGTTGCAGATGACGGCTCTGATGATAGAACAAGACAGCTGGTCCATCGTTATGAGGAGGTTTCTGAAATTCCAATCTGCCATGTATGGCAGGAGGATTGTGGCTTTCGGGTTGCACGTATTCGAAATCAAGCGCTAGCCCAAGTGAAATCACCCTATGTTATACTCGTTGACGGTGACATTCTTATGGCACCAAATTTTATTGAAGACCATCTAAAACTCGCCAAAGTCGGATATTTTATCCAAGGTGGAAGGGTTTTACTGAATCAAGCATTAACATCTAAATTGTTAGCCGAGTCGAATCAACTGAAGTATCCGAATATGTTTCAGGCTGGATTCGAATCTGGTCGGTTTGAAAAGAGAATAAGTAGTTTTCGTAATCTTCTTTTGGCACGATGGACTGCGAAAAACCTAGCAAATAACAGAAGCAAAGTACGCTCTTGTAATATGTCTTTCTATATGCGCGATGTTCATGCAGTGAATGGTTTTAATAATCTTTTTGAAGGCTGGGGCCGGGAAGACAGTGAATTTGTGGAACGTTTATTCAACTATGGACTCAAAGGGCAACTACTTAAGTTTGCTGCAATTGGGTATCACTTATATCATAAAGAGGAGTCTAGAAAAGCACTTCCACAAAACGATCATTTATTAGAAAAGACAAAATTAGAAAAGCTGAAATCCTGTGCTGACGGACTTTCTAGTTTCCTATAG
- a CDS encoding glycosyltransferase family 2 protein: MKISLIISTYNWPEALALCLESVLLQKVLPDEILIADDGSGKETERVVAEYKSKFNIPFIHVWHEDEGFQLAKIRNKAIAKASSDYIVQIDGDLILHPYFIRDHRKFAKKGSVVRASRIYLDQEFSEKKLTKLDTKVNRFDKGVSNLFSAFRFQLLWKYFEFNYKNKGNERWEIHGANMAYWKEDAIRVNGYNEDFKGWGPEDKEFVARLLNINIKKRFLKFGGIVFHIWHAINAKENLGNNNCLFAKTKKLNLTYCDNGIDKYLKSSD, encoded by the coding sequence ATGAAAATCTCTCTAATAATATCTACTTATAACTGGCCGGAGGCGTTGGCATTATGCTTGGAAAGTGTATTGCTTCAGAAGGTTCTTCCTGATGAAATACTTATCGCTGATGACGGATCAGGAAAGGAGACAGAGCGAGTTGTAGCAGAATATAAAAGTAAGTTTAATATTCCTTTTATTCATGTATGGCATGAAGACGAGGGTTTCCAGTTGGCGAAAATCAGAAATAAAGCTATTGCTAAAGCCTCATCCGACTATATTGTTCAAATTGATGGTGATTTAATTTTGCACCCCTATTTTATCCGGGATCATCGGAAATTTGCGAAAAAAGGATCTGTAGTACGTGCCAGCCGTATTTATCTTGATCAGGAATTTTCCGAGAAAAAATTGACTAAGCTTGATACAAAGGTGAATAGATTTGATAAGGGGGTCTCGAACCTATTCAGTGCTTTTCGTTTTCAGTTGTTATGGAAATATTTTGAATTTAATTATAAAAATAAGGGCAACGAACGTTGGGAGATTCATGGGGCCAATATGGCGTATTGGAAAGAAGATGCCATTCGTGTGAATGGCTACAATGAAGACTTTAAAGGCTGGGGACCGGAAGATAAAGAATTTGTCGCTAGACTCTTAAATATCAATATCAAAAAACGCTTCTTAAAATTCGGCGGCATTGTGTTTCACATCTGGCATGCGATAAATGCAAAAGAGAATTTAGGTAACAACAATTGTTTGTTTGCAAAAACAAAAAAGCTAAATTTGACCTATTGTGATAACGGTATTGATAAATACCTGAAATCATCTGATTAG
- a CDS encoding histidine phosphatase family protein, translating into MDNSKKLYIIRHAKAETIPGINDFDRALTSDGIQHAKQVAAKLSAKLTLDENSIVISSPANRALQTTRIFLDVMGSSSFDIQIEETIYECTYKHLLSIINAIPDHINHVLLFGHNPTLTDLVEYLTRKAAYLRTSSCAEIKLDTGFTFQMLSGNCADLVQIID; encoded by the coding sequence ATGGACAACAGTAAAAAACTTTATATCATCCGACATGCCAAAGCCGAAACTATTCCGGGCATAAACGATTTTGATCGCGCACTCACATCCGACGGCATACAACACGCAAAACAAGTAGCGGCTAAGCTATCGGCAAAATTGACCTTAGATGAAAACAGTATCGTGATCAGTTCACCAGCCAATCGCGCACTCCAGACAACACGTATTTTTCTAGATGTCATGGGCTCTTCTTCTTTTGATATCCAAATTGAAGAAACAATTTATGAATGTACATACAAGCATTTGCTATCCATCATAAATGCTATTCCCGATCATATCAATCATGTACTGCTCTTTGGACATAACCCCACGTTGACTGATCTAGTGGAATACCTGACCCGAAAAGCGGCCTATTTACGCACCTCATCCTGCGCAGAGATCAAGCTCGATACCGGTTTCACCTTTCAGATGCTCAGCGGCAATTGTGCCGATCTTGTGCAAATAATTGATTAA
- a CDS encoding phosphatidylglycerol lysyltransferase domain-containing protein, translating into MIIRFLAYCKEEGYSFFNRGLTPFSGFDKKKGLVERLISFLYENNPYFRQPKGLKEFKEKFDPCWVEKFVVYSHDLDLISVPLVIDKAMKSNVGK; encoded by the coding sequence TTGATTATCCGTTTTTTAGCGTATTGTAAAGAGGAAGGTTATTCTTTTTTTAATAGGGGACTGACTCCTTTTTCAGGATTTGACAAGAAGAAAGGGCTTGTTGAACGTTTGATCAGTTTTCTATATGAAAATAATCCTTACTTCCGTCAACCAAAGGGCCTGAAAGAATTTAAGGAAAAATTTGATCCCTGCTGGGTCGAGAAATTTGTGGTGTATTCGCATGATTTGGATTTGATTTCAGTGCCTTTGGTGATTGATAAGGCAATGAAATCAAATGTGGGCAAGTGA
- a CDS encoding glycosyltransferase: MKILLIQHLYFLNGIGGTEKICSTLANILSTNGYEVEIATNENIKGSAVFPLHKSVKVTNIFDSSLEQKLEIPIYNYKGPNPLLWLKYKARKKYSKWYNRKLKKRMGGADKLYQFNLRKRAILWKDYIDRLKPDLIITMSIGSLLEITYGNTLSIPIIDSVNGRPDYDYTNILGGRDAFMVDLLTASFAQLNGVQILFESYRDFLPSNFSGQCSVIANPIQQVDPGDLVIHDGIKERYKIIHVGRLDTECKQQHIAIAIFANLANKYPNWDLEFWGIGPDFDRLNTQIRDLGLSERVFLCGFTEDPLLKMRDADIFIFPSKYEGFGLALAEAMSIGLPSIGFSTCSGVNELIKHNQNGFLALDDREMALHLEQLIMDPSLRSRLGVQSNLAMKEYSFEHMAKGWLNLVETVTKSFRDEGEI; the protein is encoded by the coding sequence ATGAAGATTTTACTAATACAACATTTGTATTTTCTAAATGGAATAGGTGGAACGGAAAAGATATGTTCTACGCTAGCGAATATACTAAGTACAAATGGGTATGAAGTTGAGATTGCAACCAATGAAAATATAAAAGGCTCAGCAGTTTTTCCGCTGCATAAGTCGGTGAAGGTGACGAATATCTTTGACTCGAGTTTGGAACAGAAGCTCGAGATTCCTATTTATAATTATAAGGGGCCGAACCCACTTTTATGGTTGAAATACAAGGCTCGTAAAAAATACAGCAAGTGGTATAACCGCAAATTAAAGAAACGCATGGGGGGAGCTGATAAATTATATCAGTTTAATTTGCGAAAGCGGGCGATTTTATGGAAGGATTATATTGACAGGCTAAAGCCCGATTTGATTATTACAATGTCCATTGGCTCACTCCTTGAGATCACTTATGGAAATACACTGTCAATCCCCATTATAGACTCTGTCAATGGAAGACCTGATTACGACTATACCAATATTTTAGGGGGAAGAGATGCATTTATGGTTGATTTGTTAACGGCTAGTTTCGCTCAACTGAATGGTGTTCAGATCTTATTTGAGAGCTATCGGGATTTTTTGCCGTCAAATTTTTCCGGACAGTGCTCCGTTATTGCCAATCCAATCCAGCAAGTAGATCCTGGCGATTTAGTTATACATGACGGTATCAAGGAAAGATATAAGATTATTCACGTTGGGCGTTTGGATACCGAGTGTAAGCAGCAGCATATTGCTATTGCAATTTTTGCTAACCTGGCAAACAAATATCCCAATTGGGATTTGGAGTTTTGGGGGATAGGTCCAGACTTTGATCGGTTGAATACACAAATTCGTGATCTTGGATTGTCTGAACGAGTTTTTCTTTGTGGATTCACGGAGGATCCTCTGTTAAAGATGCGAGATGCTGATATTTTTATTTTTCCCAGTAAATATGAAGGGTTTGGATTAGCCTTAGCAGAAGCTATGTCAATAGGTCTGCCAAGTATTGGCTTTTCCACTTGTTCAGGCGTAAATGAATTGATCAAACACAATCAGAATGGTTTTTTAGCATTGGACGACCGGGAGATGGCCCTGCATCTCGAACAATTGATCATGGACCCTTCTCTACGTTCGAGACTTGGAGTTCAAAGCAATTTGGCAATGAAGGAGTACAGTTTTGAGCATATGGCTAAAGGATGGTTAAATTTAGTGGAGACCGTCACAAAGAGTTTTCGGGACGAAGGCGAGATATAG
- a CDS encoding glycosyltransferase, translating to MQTIKKKRILYFMPENPNSSKAGNLTRCKQLLTYFNTISANFEIDFVSSINWGAGDESIFQSEFPNINLIILPFKSSKKNRISYFFRDKLQKEIKNIFHSNLVDRVSPSFQRRFEKVLSDHKYDYVIISYVEFGILVKNLIGPYTILDSHDFLTLQNKTKEKESFSMRQLGKMFGAELSMMTSFNEIWTFSIEEKYIFEQFADKFVRLIPVSMPSPVVQEREKKIDLIYVASDNPHNVSSIKWFLEKVFPLLTNVELHVIGKICAHIPAVKNVIKHGLVDDLAEYYEQAKVAICPMLSGTGIKIKVLEALSFGIPVVTNQRGVDGLFNKSDNGCLVSLDEQAFASHIIELLQGAEFHKRKSNQAIEYMRSNHTVKKEYEVLDAVFNNR from the coding sequence ATGCAAACAATAAAGAAAAAGAGAATATTATATTTTATGCCTGAAAATCCTAACAGTTCGAAGGCAGGCAATTTGACTAGGTGTAAGCAGTTGTTAACTTATTTTAATACGATAAGTGCAAATTTTGAGATTGATTTTGTGTCGTCAATCAATTGGGGGGCAGGTGATGAATCTATTTTTCAATCAGAATTTCCAAATATTAACCTGATTATTTTACCCTTTAAATCTTCAAAAAAGAATAGAATTAGTTATTTCTTTCGTGATAAATTACAAAAAGAGATAAAAAATATATTCCACTCAAATTTGGTTGATCGTGTTTCGCCATCATTTCAAAGAAGATTTGAAAAGGTTTTAAGCGATCATAAGTATGATTATGTTATTATTAGCTATGTTGAATTTGGTATTTTGGTAAAGAATTTGATAGGACCTTATACAATTTTAGATTCGCATGATTTTCTTACGCTGCAAAATAAGACAAAGGAAAAGGAAAGCTTTTCAATGCGTCAATTGGGTAAAATGTTCGGAGCGGAGTTGTCTATGATGACTTCTTTTAACGAGATATGGACATTTTCAATTGAGGAAAAATATATTTTTGAACAGTTTGCAGATAAATTTGTACGATTAATTCCGGTTTCAATGCCATCGCCTGTTGTTCAAGAACGCGAAAAGAAGATTGACTTAATTTATGTAGCGAGTGACAATCCGCACAATGTGTCAAGCATAAAGTGGTTTTTAGAAAAAGTATTTCCACTACTTACGAATGTTGAACTGCATGTGATTGGCAAGATTTGTGCACATATTCCAGCAGTGAAAAATGTTATAAAACATGGACTGGTGGATGATCTTGCAGAATATTATGAGCAGGCTAAAGTTGCTATCTGTCCAATGCTTTCAGGGACAGGAATCAAAATAAAGGTTTTGGAAGCATTATCTTTTGGCATTCCGGTTGTAACCAATCAGCGTGGTGTCGATGGATTGTTTAATAAATCAGATAATGGATGTCTTGTATCTCTAGATGAACAGGCTTTTGCCTCTCATATAATTGAATTGCTCCAGGGGGCTGAATTTCATAAAAGAAAATCGAATCAGGCCATTGAATATATGCGAAGTAATCATACCGTAAAGAAAGAGTATGAGGTCTTGGACGCTGTTTTTAACAATAGATGA
- a CDS encoding glycosyltransferase, translating to MMEKNGCMDRPCPIAVSVVIPVYNVEKYLDETIQSVLDQELQDFEILLVNDGSLDSSAAICQKYASLDPRIYFFDQDNAGVSVARNNGLNRARGEYVYFLDSDDTIDSAFLSVSLAIAKQQNFDLVILGEPYCSRAPRLTAVPTCGLLIKRTLLDTYPDIRFPEGIQPCEDGLFSHRLFLVTDKIGFNPGAVYFYRQHENQNHTQINRQTGRLLKQIPMWLELLNEFYKEHNFFASKALKLALFIEHEPFEFRYLKMAFSDLEKEELFKLLQIFMQEYVSPHLTKEDKEVLTVPFSYFVEARDHRDFDQFYAAYCKRRSQKLKQSLFWVRFIPIAGLRRKVRQRIRHKYLDV from the coding sequence ATGATGGAAAAAAATGGTTGTATGGATCGTCCTTGTCCCATTGCTGTTTCGGTAGTTATACCGGTATACAATGTCGAAAAATATTTAGACGAGACAATCCAAAGTGTGCTTGATCAGGAATTACAAGATTTCGAAATTCTTCTCGTTAATGATGGTAGTCTGGATTCTTCTGCTGCAATATGCCAAAAATATGCATCCTTAGATCCGAGAATTTACTTTTTTGATCAGGACAATGCGGGTGTTTCCGTTGCGAGAAACAATGGTTTGAATCGTGCGCGAGGAGAGTATGTCTATTTTCTAGATTCTGATGATACGATTGATTCCGCATTTTTGTCAGTTTCTTTAGCGATTGCTAAACAGCAAAATTTTGATTTGGTGATTTTGGGCGAACCTTATTGTTCGCGGGCCCCACGTTTGACTGCTGTACCGACATGCGGGTTGCTGATCAAAAGGACCTTATTGGACACTTATCCCGATATTCGTTTTCCTGAAGGAATTCAACCCTGCGAGGATGGCTTGTTTTCACATCGTCTTTTTTTGGTAACCGATAAGATCGGGTTTAATCCTGGCGCGGTATATTTTTATAGACAGCACGAGAACCAAAATCATACGCAAATTAATAGACAGACTGGTCGCTTATTAAAACAGATTCCAATGTGGTTAGAGCTATTGAATGAGTTTTATAAGGAACATAATTTCTTTGCTTCAAAAGCATTAAAATTAGCGCTATTTATCGAACATGAACCTTTTGAGTTTCGTTATTTAAAAATGGCATTCAGTGATCTTGAGAAGGAAGAGCTGTTTAAGTTATTGCAAATTTTTATGCAAGAATATGTAAGCCCACATCTTACCAAAGAAGATAAAGAAGTATTAACGGTGCCTTTTAGCTATTTTGTAGAGGCTCGAGATCATAGGGATTTTGACCAATTTTATGCGGCTTATTGCAAAAGGAGGTCTCAAAAGCTCAAGCAAAGTTTATTCTGGGTTAGGTTTATTCCAATTGCTGGCTTAAGAAGAAAAGTCCGTCAAAGGATCAGACATAAGTATCTCGACGTATGA